One genomic segment of Erysipelotrichaceae bacterium 66202529 includes these proteins:
- a CDS encoding MATE family efflux transporter, whose product MNKEKSKNRGLMTEGVIWKELLLFSIPLLLGNLFQQLYNAVDSVVVGNYIGAQALAAVGSSAPVINLLISFFMGLAVGAGVIISRYFGARCKEELQIAIHTSLALTFTAGIAMTVIGVLISPYVLEWVGTPNDVMDSSVLYLRIYFLGILSVMVYNMGSGILRAVGDSKNPLYFLIVSSVTNILLDMLFVIVFNMGIAGVGWATLIAQTISAILTMLLLMRTKEEYQVKLKHIRFNRHMLYEIVRLGLPSGLQNAIVSFSNVIVQSNINAFGSLAMAGCGSYTKIDGFAILPVMSYSMALTTFTGQNMGAKKYDRVKQGAKTGILMSVLTIVCISALLLILGPNVLAIFSSDPTVINYGLYMMHILAPGYIFLAISHAFNGIIRGAGITTVPMIVMVTCWCGLRMAWILTSVPLFHDIGVVFMGWPITWIASALWLFLYYRKGSWMMRYDA is encoded by the coding sequence ATGAATAAAGAGAAGTCAAAAAACAGAGGTCTGATGACTGAGGGAGTCATCTGGAAGGAGCTTCTGCTGTTTTCCATACCGCTGCTGCTGGGTAACCTGTTTCAGCAGCTGTATAACGCAGTGGATTCCGTTGTGGTGGGAAATTATATCGGTGCACAGGCTCTGGCGGCTGTTGGTTCCAGCGCACCTGTCATCAATCTGCTGATCAGCTTTTTCATGGGCCTTGCAGTAGGAGCCGGCGTTATTATATCCCGTTATTTCGGGGCACGCTGTAAAGAGGAGCTGCAAATCGCCATCCACACATCATTGGCACTGACCTTTACGGCCGGAATTGCCATGACTGTAATCGGCGTACTCATTTCTCCATATGTACTGGAATGGGTAGGAACACCAAATGATGTCATGGACAGCTCGGTACTCTATCTTCGTATATATTTTCTAGGGATTTTATCCGTAATGGTGTATAACATGGGAAGCGGTATCCTGCGTGCTGTCGGGGATTCCAAAAATCCGCTTTACTTTCTGATTGTTTCCTCTGTTACCAACATCCTTCTGGATATGCTGTTTGTTATTGTATTTAACATGGGTATTGCAGGTGTCGGCTGGGCAACATTGATTGCACAGACCATCAGCGCTATATTGACCATGCTGCTGCTCATGCGGACAAAAGAGGAGTATCAGGTAAAGCTGAAGCACATTCGTTTCAACAGACATATGCTTTATGAAATTGTCCGGCTGGGTCTGCCTAGCGGCTTACAGAATGCCATTGTATCCTTTTCCAATGTCATTGTACAAAGCAATATCAATGCCTTTGGCTCTCTCGCCATGGCAGGATGCGGCTCCTATACCAAGATTGACGGCTTCGCTATCCTTCCAGTCATGAGCTATTCCATGGCATTGACAACCTTTACCGGACAGAATATGGGAGCTAAAAAGTATGACCGGGTGAAACAGGGGGCAAAGACCGGCATTCTGATGAGTGTGCTGACCATTGTCTGTATTTCCGCATTATTGCTGATTCTCGGGCCGAATGTTTTAGCAATATTCTCCAGTGATCCAACCGTTATCAATTATGGTCTGTATATGATGCATATTCTGGCACCCGGCTATATCTTTTTGGCAATATCGCATGCATTTAACGGAATCATACGCGGTGCAGGCATCACGACTGTGCCGATGATTGTTATGGTGACCTGCTGGTGCGGTCTGCGCATGGCCTGGATTCTTACCAGTGTTCCGCTGTTTCATGATATCGGAGTCGTTTTTATGGGCTGGCCGATTACCTGGATTGCCAGTGCCCTGTGGCTGTTCCTGTATTATCGTAAGGGCTCGTGGATGATGCGCTATGATGCTTAA
- a CDS encoding DEAD/DEAH box helicase, translated as MKFQTLNITEPILKAINEQGYLTPTPIQEQAIPYALQGRDILGCAQTGTGKTAAFSIPTIQLLNRHEKRYIRSLIVTPTRELAIQIQENICAYAKHTSIRSAVIFGGVPQKPQERILRAGVDILVATPGRLNDLIQQGIADIGRIEIFILDEADRMLDMGFLPDVKRLIAKLPKKKQTLFFSATMPKEIRALAESLLKNPISIEVTPAATTVEKIDQTLYYVDKANKKRLLLKLLNKKRVQNALVFTRTKSNANRLAKYLNEAGVAAGVIHGNKSQNARQQALLQFKEGKSRVLVATDIAARGIDVQELSHVFNYDIPNEAEVYVHRIGRTGRAGRQGTAIAFSDINEAEYIKSIEKLIRMRIPVQEDREFPMRNMEVSAPTPQQHKRKRSTPSKSASNGNEKRRAASAKASQKPAAPAGKQNHRRRSQTQKRPAHAA; from the coding sequence ATGAAATTTCAAACATTAAACATTACAGAGCCTATTCTAAAGGCGATAAACGAACAGGGATATCTGACTCCCACGCCGATTCAGGAACAGGCAATACCATATGCACTGCAGGGACGAGATATTCTGGGCTGTGCACAGACAGGTACCGGAAAGACGGCAGCATTTTCCATACCGACAATTCAATTACTAAACAGGCATGAGAAAAGATACATCCGTTCCCTGATTGTAACACCAACCAGAGAGCTTGCTATCCAGATACAGGAAAATATCTGTGCATATGCAAAGCATACCAGTATTCGCAGTGCGGTAATTTTCGGTGGTGTTCCACAGAAGCCGCAGGAACGTATCTTAAGGGCAGGTGTGGACATTCTTGTGGCTACACCTGGCAGACTGAATGATCTGATTCAGCAGGGGATCGCAGATATCGGACGAATAGAAATATTTATTCTGGATGAAGCAGACCGTATGCTGGATATGGGCTTTTTACCAGATGTGAAACGCTTGATTGCAAAGCTGCCAAAGAAGAAGCAGACACTGTTTTTCAGTGCTACGATGCCAAAGGAAATACGCGCTCTTGCGGAGTCACTGCTGAAGAATCCAATCAGTATCGAGGTAACACCAGCAGCTACTACGGTGGAGAAGATAGATCAGACCTTATATTATGTGGATAAGGCAAATAAGAAACGCCTGCTGCTAAAGCTGTTAAATAAAAAACGGGTACAAAACGCTCTGGTTTTCACCAGAACGAAAAGCAATGCGAACCGTCTTGCGAAATATCTGAATGAGGCCGGGGTAGCTGCCGGTGTCATTCATGGCAATAAATCACAAAATGCCCGTCAACAGGCACTGCTGCAATTCAAGGAAGGCAAAAGCAGAGTACTGGTCGCTACCGATATAGCCGCAAGAGGGATAGATGTACAGGAGCTGAGTCATGTATTCAATTATGATATTCCAAACGAAGCCGAGGTGTATGTTCACCGTATCGGGCGTACCGGCAGAGCAGGAAGACAGGGAACCGCTATCGCATTTTCCGATATCAATGAAGCAGAGTATATTAAAAGTATTGAAAAGCTGATTCGTATGCGCATTCCGGTTCAGGAGGATCGTGAATTTCCAATGCGTAATATGGAAGTATCTGCACCAACACCGCAGCAGCATAAAAGAAAAAGAAGCACTCCTTCAAAATCGGCTTCCAACGGTAATGAAAAGCGCAGAGCAGCATCCGCAAAGGCATCACAGAAGCCGGCAGCACCAGCCGGAAAGCAGAATCACAGACGCAGAAGTCAAACGCAGAAACGTCCTGCGCACGCTGCATAA
- a CDS encoding PTS glucose transporter subunit IIA yields the protein MFVKLRKKKQMHMNAVVSGEQLPAENIKDEIFAQQLLGKTFAIKPQDDMITAPVSGTLEVLYPTGHAFAIRMENGAGVLVHIGIDTVSLKGKGFQIFCKQGDKVKQDQPIVRCNVENLVAEGYDMTVMMIVTQLPADAKDVSFISKRNISQGDAVGTFV from the coding sequence ATGTTTGTAAAATTAAGGAAAAAGAAACAAATGCATATGAATGCAGTTGTAAGCGGTGAACAGCTTCCAGCTGAAAACATTAAGGATGAGATATTTGCTCAGCAGCTACTGGGGAAAACCTTTGCAATTAAACCGCAGGATGATATGATTACAGCGCCTGTAAGTGGTACGTTAGAGGTTTTGTATCCAACAGGGCATGCATTTGCAATACGTATGGAAAACGGTGCAGGAGTTTTGGTACATATCGGAATTGATACTGTTTCTTTGAAGGGGAAAGGATTTCAGATTTTTTGTAAGCAGGGGGATAAGGTAAAACAGGATCAGCCGATTGTTCGCTGTAATGTTGAGAATTTGGTGGCAGAAGGATATGATATGACAGTTATGATGATTGTTACGCAACTGCCTGCAGATGCAAAGGATGTGAGCTTTATTTCAAAAAGAAATATTTCTCAGGGTGATGCTGTTGGAACATTTGTTTAA
- a CDS encoding Xaa-Pro aminopeptidase, whose protein sequence is MVTIKEIERPEIETDLFPVMLSDETMLKRKEAILKKMKQDAVNAIIIYADMEHGSNFEYLVGFLPRFEEALLVLHENGTAYLVLGNENLNKAEKARIEAYPVHMPHFSLPRQPMDRNCSVADILRETNIDSAKRIGLVGWKYFTSSCDNNKELFDIPNYIIEAIKQVTSGELWNTTYMFIGDNGVRLCNNANEFAHYEFGAALSGNCILQALDTIAIGVSELEVAQSLDCFGQYHNVVTIMDSGPRFVKGNMYPSAKKIAWQDPISITTGFKGGLQSRVGFAITSSKELPAGQKDYMEKVVYPYYYTVQQWLETIHIGMRGKELYDLVEACLPKGIYGWNLCPGHLCADEEWLTSPIYENSNEQIKSGMLFQIDIIPSLKGYQGINCESGILIADEKLQNDIKAEYPGLWARIERRRAYIINVLGIHISKEILPTSIATAYCRPFMLNKKAALICRKG, encoded by the coding sequence ATGGTAACTATAAAGGAGATCGAGCGTCCTGAAATAGAAACAGATTTGTTTCCGGTTATGCTAAGTGATGAAACTATGCTTAAACGTAAGGAAGCAATCTTAAAAAAAATGAAGCAGGATGCAGTAAATGCAATAATCATATATGCTGATATGGAGCATGGCTCAAATTTTGAGTATCTTGTCGGCTTTCTTCCGCGATTTGAAGAAGCCTTACTTGTACTGCATGAAAATGGAACAGCCTATCTCGTTCTTGGAAATGAGAATTTGAATAAGGCAGAAAAGGCTAGAATAGAAGCTTACCCTGTGCATATGCCGCATTTTTCATTACCGAGACAGCCAATGGACAGGAATTGCTCAGTTGCGGATATATTAAGAGAAACGAATATCGATTCTGCCAAAAGAATTGGTCTGGTTGGCTGGAAATATTTCACCAGCAGCTGTGATAATAACAAAGAACTATTCGATATTCCTAACTATATTATTGAAGCGATCAAGCAGGTGACCTCAGGAGAATTATGGAATACAACCTATATGTTTATAGGGGATAACGGTGTGAGATTATGTAATAATGCCAATGAATTTGCGCATTATGAGTTTGGGGCTGCTCTTTCGGGAAATTGTATTTTGCAGGCACTGGATACCATAGCTATAGGTGTTTCTGAATTGGAGGTAGCACAATCTCTGGACTGCTTTGGACAATATCATAATGTTGTAACAATTATGGACAGCGGTCCCCGTTTTGTGAAGGGGAATATGTATCCAAGTGCAAAAAAAATTGCCTGGCAGGATCCTATTTCTATAACAACTGGATTTAAGGGTGGGTTACAAAGCCGTGTCGGATTTGCTATAACATCATCTAAGGAGCTTCCAGCAGGGCAAAAGGATTATATGGAAAAGGTAGTGTATCCTTATTATTATACTGTTCAGCAATGGTTGGAAACTATTCATATCGGGATGCGTGGTAAGGAATTGTATGACCTTGTAGAAGCCTGTTTACCCAAAGGGATTTACGGCTGGAATCTGTGTCCCGGACATTTGTGTGCGGATGAGGAGTGGCTGACCTCTCCAATTTATGAAAATTCAAATGAACAGATCAAAAGCGGTATGCTGTTTCAGATAGATATCATTCCCTCTTTAAAAGGTTATCAGGGAATCAATTGTGAAAGCGGTATATTGATAGCGGATGAAAAGCTGCAGAATGATATAAAAGCGGAATACCCCGGGCTTTGGGCAAGAATTGAAAGACGTAGAGCATATATTATAAATGTATTAGGAATTCATATCTCAAAGGAGATATTACCGACTAGCATAGCTACAGCATATTGCAGGCCATTTATGTTGAATAAAAAGGCAGCTTTAATATGCCGGAAAGGGTAA
- a CDS encoding MBL fold metallo-hydrolase: protein MKLRNRIYQLTGAEYGTLGSVYALAYKDGYILIDTGMPDALDVMKRTMTYWSIDECKITHVFLTHGHDDHCGNAAYFQKLGAEIIIGEEDAVMLKSGCLGKNSPCINHIMPPCDPDYLITKDESFLIGDIRLQAYKMPGHTNGTVLYIAEIDKETVVFSGDFFYPCGERGEFAQTGWKGDLTYNPDNMTKSFTRLYEMELKPDMILSSHGVPLFGEKAKSCIQIAFKYHILNNR from the coding sequence ATGAAGCTTAGAAACAGAATTTATCAATTAACAGGAGCCGAATATGGAACACTTGGCAGTGTTTATGCACTCGCATATAAGGACGGATATATACTGATTGACACAGGGATGCCGGACGCTTTGGATGTGATGAAACGAACGATGACTTATTGGTCTATTGATGAATGTAAAATAACACATGTATTTTTAACACATGGGCATGACGATCATTGTGGAAATGCAGCATATTTTCAAAAATTAGGTGCTGAAATCATAATAGGGGAGGAGGATGCAGTAATGCTGAAAAGTGGATGTCTAGGTAAGAACAGTCCCTGTATCAACCATATCATGCCTCCCTGTGATCCTGATTACCTGATTACGAAGGATGAAAGCTTTCTTATTGGTGATATACGACTGCAGGCATATAAAATGCCCGGTCATACAAACGGCACTGTTCTTTATATAGCTGAAATTGATAAGGAGACAGTTGTATTTTCAGGAGATTTCTTTTATCCCTGTGGAGAACGAGGAGAGTTTGCACAAACCGGATGGAAGGGTGATTTAACCTATAATCCGGATAATATGACGAAAAGCTTTACGCGGTTATATGAAATGGAGCTTAAACCGGATATGATTTTAAGTTCTCATGGTGTACCTTTATTTGGTGAAAAAGCCAAAAGCTGTATTCAGATTGCGTTCAAATATCATATTTTAAATAATAGATAG
- a CDS encoding PTS glucose transporter subunit IIABC, which translates to MKDKIFGTLQKMGRSFLLPIAVLPLAGLFLGIGSSLTTSGYIAEGSMLYKFLCVLGDCGDAVFSILPLLLCTAVALGLAKKNKEVAAISAVFAYFVMNMANASVVNNFMDVETLQQTPGLISDFLGFTNCMNTSVLGGVIMGYIVSVLHNRYYNIKLPELLSFFGGLNFIPIISTIAAILLGSFMTLIWPAVASGIAALGIAVAKMGYFGTFLYGFIYRLLIPTGLHHVFYLPFWQTAIGGSAMINGEMLYGCQNIMIEQLRMGLPISAEVGRFYSGEFAMMMFGLPGAALAMYHTAFAKNKKKVKGLLLSAALASFLTGITEPIEFSFLFVSPLLYFGVHSVLGGLCFMAAHMLACGVCNNFSAGALDFLLYGVILGEERTRWIYVVLIGIVAFAVYYFLFKFLILKFNFKTPGREDTEEAVRLHSKKEYLNKGKLEKSAVILEGLGGLTNIIDIDACATRLRVRLQDGSRVQQDLLKQSGSVGIVLKGNSIQVVYGPQVSNIRTDLEDYIMQIEEEKKEGELVNEA; encoded by the coding sequence ATGAAAGACAAGATTTTCGGAACATTACAAAAAATGGGAAGATCATTTTTGCTTCCTATCGCTGTTTTACCTCTTGCCGGTTTATTTCTGGGGATTGGCTCTTCTCTTACTACATCAGGTTATATCGCAGAAGGCTCTATGCTGTATAAATTCCTATGTGTTTTAGGAGATTGTGGGGATGCGGTATTTAGTATATTACCGTTGCTTTTATGTACTGCTGTTGCGTTGGGATTGGCAAAGAAAAATAAAGAGGTTGCTGCAATCTCAGCAGTATTTGCGTATTTTGTAATGAATATGGCAAATGCAAGTGTTGTAAATAACTTTATGGATGTTGAGACATTACAACAGACACCAGGGCTGATTAGTGACTTTTTAGGATTCACGAATTGTATGAACACCAGCGTATTAGGCGGTGTTATTATGGGATATATTGTATCTGTTTTGCATAACAGATATTACAATATCAAGCTGCCTGAATTGCTTTCCTTTTTTGGTGGATTAAATTTTATACCGATAATCTCTACAATCGCTGCGATTTTATTAGGTTCGTTTATGACACTGATTTGGCCTGCAGTGGCATCAGGCATTGCAGCTTTAGGAATTGCAGTTGCGAAAATGGGATATTTTGGTACCTTCCTTTATGGCTTTATTTACCGCCTTTTAATTCCAACTGGATTGCATCATGTCTTTTACCTTCCGTTTTGGCAGACTGCTATTGGCGGATCTGCGATGATCAACGGTGAGATGCTGTATGGCTGTCAGAATATTATGATCGAGCAATTGCGTATGGGGCTGCCTATCAGTGCGGAGGTAGGAAGATTTTATTCAGGCGAGTTTGCAATGATGATGTTTGGTCTTCCAGGTGCTGCTTTGGCTATGTACCATACGGCCTTTGCAAAAAATAAAAAGAAAGTGAAAGGCTTATTGCTGTCTGCTGCGTTAGCGTCCTTTCTAACAGGCATTACCGAGCCTATTGAATTCTCTTTCTTATTTGTTTCCCCGTTACTTTACTTTGGAGTTCATTCCGTACTTGGCGGGTTATGCTTTATGGCAGCACATATGCTTGCCTGCGGTGTATGTAATAATTTCTCTGCAGGGGCATTGGATTTCCTTTTGTATGGTGTAATTCTTGGGGAAGAACGAACCAGGTGGATTTATGTAGTGCTTATAGGTATTGTTGCGTTTGCAGTTTACTATTTCCTGTTTAAATTCTTGATATTGAAATTCAATTTTAAGACTCCTGGACGTGAAGATACAGAGGAAGCTGTTCGACTGCATTCAAAAAAAGAATATTTAAACAAGGGAAAGCTGGAGAAAAGTGCTGTTATTCTGGAAGGACTGGGAGGATTAACAAATATTATTGATATAGATGCCTGTGCAACACGTTTAAGAGTGCGTTTACAGGATGGCAGCAGGGTACAGCAAGATTTATTAAAGCAATCAGGATCTGTGGGCATAGTTTTAAAAGGAAATAGTATTCAGGTGGTATATGGGCCTCAGGTGTCAAATATACGAACAGACCTTGAAGATTATATAATGCAGATTGAGGAAGAAAAGAAAGAAGGAGAATTAGTAAATGAAGCTTAG
- a CDS encoding arginase family protein produces MKTETLRIIYPQWEGGNRFVYAFGAKILSYLSPDSEDETLELPLVEEYPTMIEDGIAYKSSILKQANELLNTLKTKKPGKLVVFGGDCSISLAPFTYLLDKYGIKNTAILWIDRHGDISVTGETTDYHAMVLSSFLGEGDVDFREFVTQKIDISHVLHIGVNDTEKEFSRSLGQKYAFNNVPPEAFANNSDAVLNKLRSMNVANILIHLDIDVLDLSSFRSQSSANPDVYFDRLKIIKPGAAFEAITRLLQDIDHLYNIVGLSIAEYLPWDLMNLSKMLSELPLLRKK; encoded by the coding sequence ATGAAAACAGAAACTTTAAGAATTATCTATCCACAATGGGAGGGTGGAAACCGCTTTGTATATGCATTTGGCGCTAAGATACTTTCCTATCTTTCACCGGATTCTGAGGATGAAACACTGGAGCTTCCTCTAGTAGAAGAATATCCGACCATGATTGAAGACGGCATTGCATATAAATCCTCTATATTAAAGCAGGCAAATGAACTTCTCAACACGCTAAAGACGAAAAAGCCTGGTAAGCTCGTTGTCTTTGGTGGCGATTGTAGCATTAGTCTAGCCCCTTTTACATATTTATTGGATAAATACGGGATAAAAAATACCGCTATCCTGTGGATAGACCGGCACGGAGATATTTCTGTTACCGGGGAAACTACAGATTATCATGCTATGGTGCTTTCTTCCTTTCTTGGGGAAGGTGATGTCGATTTTCGTGAATTTGTCACACAGAAAATAGATATCTCACATGTGCTTCATATCGGCGTTAACGATACAGAAAAGGAATTTTCGCGTTCTTTAGGACAAAAGTATGCTTTTAATAATGTTCCTCCTGAAGCATTTGCTAATAACAGTGATGCCGTGCTGAATAAGCTTCGTTCTATGAATGTAGCGAATATACTTATCCATTTAGATATCGATGTATTGGATCTGTCTTCATTCCGATCTCAATCTTCAGCGAACCCTGATGTTTATTTTGATCGTTTGAAAATCATTAAACCAGGAGCAGCCTTTGAAGCAATAACGCGATTACTGCAGGATATTGATCACCTTTATAATATTGTTGGTCTGTCAATTGCTGAATATCTTCCTTGGGATCTGATGAATCTTTCTAAAATGCTGAGTGAGCTACCCTTACTTCGTAAAAAATGA
- a CDS encoding DeoR family transcriptional regulator → MLIAERLDKIVAFLNDHNGATIKELADQLNVSKDTIRRDLMRLEKDHRIERTFGGAVIHDVKAPAFQYKKRHKMHMEEKNEIGKKAAELVRNGDSAFFGSSSTVDAVIPFLKDLRLDVITNSMTVAQGFANIGNDSIYILPGNIKRKHMRIVGSDTIDKINSFFTDYVFLGVIGCDAYGIYTSTVEEGNVNKAMIAHAQKVVVLADHSKFGLKGHYFISGLDKIDILITDREVEYEIEKALREADVEILICNK, encoded by the coding sequence ATGCTGATTGCAGAAAGACTGGATAAAATTGTGGCCTTCCTCAATGATCATAACGGGGCGACAATCAAAGAATTGGCTGATCAGTTGAATGTATCAAAGGACACAATACGTAGAGATTTAATGCGGTTGGAGAAAGACCATCGTATCGAGAGAACCTTTGGGGGAGCAGTCATACATGATGTTAAGGCTCCCGCCTTCCAATATAAAAAACGTCATAAAATGCATATGGAAGAAAAAAATGAAATTGGAAAAAAAGCTGCTGAGCTTGTACGGAATGGAGATTCCGCGTTTTTTGGATCTTCCTCAACTGTCGATGCGGTAATACCTTTCTTAAAGGATTTAAGGCTTGATGTCATTACAAATTCTATGACAGTGGCACAGGGCTTTGCAAATATTGGAAATGACAGCATTTACATATTGCCCGGAAATATAAAAAGAAAACATATGAGAATTGTTGGTTCAGATACAATAGATAAAATAAACAGCTTTTTCACAGATTATGTATTTTTGGGAGTAATAGGCTGCGATGCCTATGGCATATATACAAGTACAGTTGAAGAAGGCAATGTTAATAAGGCGATGATTGCGCATGCCCAAAAGGTAGTGGTATTGGCAGATCATAGCAAATTTGGCTTAAAAGGCCATTATTTTATCAGCGGTTTAGATAAAATAGATATTTTAATTACAGATCGTGAAGTAGAGTATGAGATTGAAAAAGCGTTGCGTGAGGCTGATGTAGAGATTTTGATTTGTAATAAATAA
- the tnpA gene encoding IS200/IS605 family transposase, whose product MVFAPKYRRLAIYGKYKKEIGKILRTICERKGVTILEAELCPDHIHMLVEIPPKYSVSAFMGELKGKSSLMIFDQFANLKYKYGNRHFWARGFFADTVGKNTKMIQEYIQNQLAEDKLADQMSMKEFIDPFTGEKVVKEGK is encoded by the coding sequence ATTGTATTTGCACCTAAATATAGAAGATTAGCAATCTATGGAAAATATAAAAAAGAAATTGGAAAGATATTGAGAACGATATGTGAAAGAAAAGGAGTAACGATATTAGAAGCAGAGTTGTGTCCAGATCATATCCATATGCTAGTGGAAATACCGCCAAAATATAGCGTATCCGCATTTATGGGAGAGCTAAAAGGAAAAAGCAGTTTAATGATATTTGACCAGTTTGCAAATTTGAAATATAAATATGGAAACAGGCATTTTTGGGCAAGAGGTTTTTTCGCAGATACAGTAGGGAAAAACACGAAAATGATACAAGAATATATACAAAATCAATTAGCAGAAGATAAACTCGCGGATCAAATGAGTATGAAAGAATTCATTGACCCGTTTACGGGTGAAAAAGTAGTAAAAGAAGGCAAATAA
- a CDS encoding DUF1877 family protein produces the protein MEEMQMGMIANYQPTTDIELEKITCLDDVEELQESEDIEICDIDKMWDALHFLLTGKSASEPIEDDLISEAIVGQFNISEEDFISGTKADRVKEIARALQEIDFETYLDKFDMSAFSQNDIYPNIWGYEDEADEIKDDLRNSFENLKKFYEKMAAQESAVLVSIY, from the coding sequence ATGGAGGAAATGCAAATGGGAATGATTGCAAATTATCAACCAACCACTGACATTGAATTAGAAAAAATCACGTGCCTTGATGATGTGGAAGAATTACAAGAAAGTGAGGACATAGAAATTTGTGATATAGATAAAATGTGGGACGCACTTCATTTTTTACTGACGGGGAAATCTGCCAGCGAACCGATTGAAGATGATTTAATCAGTGAAGCGATTGTAGGACAGTTCAATATATCTGAAGAAGACTTTATATCTGGAACGAAAGCTGATAGGGTGAAAGAAATAGCCAGGGCGTTGCAAGAAATTGATTTTGAAACATATCTTGATAAATTTGATATGAGTGCGTTTTCCCAAAATGATATTTACCCCAATATTTGGGGATACGAAGATGAAGCAGATGAAATTAAAGATGATTTAAGAAATTCATTTGAAAATTTGAAAAAGTTTTATGAAAAAATGGCAGCACAAGAGAGCGCCGTTTTAGTGTCAATCTATTAA
- a CDS encoding helix-turn-helix domain-containing protein codes for MELSIQERLKDLRVERGLTLEQLAEQTHLSKSALGSYEAEDFKDISHYALIKLAKFYGVTTDYLLGLSQTKNHSNADLADLRLSDDMIELLKSGRVDNSLLCELAAHPDFPRLMADLEIYVNGVAGKQVQSANAIVDAVSATIMKQHNPGLTDPQLRQLIAAHIDDDSFCRYVIQQDINSIALDLREAHRDDFFSVPEDTPLKGLLQAADEVAREDSDPEQASLAFICKRLRLNYKKLSEEEKKWLKKISEKSDLLKNPNPQRGKRG; via the coding sequence ATGGAACTTTCCATACAAGAACGATTGAAAGACCTGCGTGTGGAGCGTGGGCTGACGCTGGAACAGCTTGCGGAGCAGACGCACCTCTCCAAGTCTGCATTGGGCAGTTATGAAGCGGAGGATTTCAAGGACATCAGCCACTATGCCCTTATCAAGCTGGCGAAGTTTTACGGCGTGACCACTGATTATCTGCTGGGGCTGTCCCAAACAAAAAATCACTCAAACGCCGATCTTGCAGACCTGCGTTTGAGTGATGATATGATTGAACTATTGAAAAGCGGGCGGGTGGACAATTCCCTCTTGTGTGAGCTGGCGGCGCACCCGGATTTTCCTCGGCTCATGGCTGACCTTGAAATCTATGTGAACGGCGTGGCGGGAAAACAGGTGCAGAGCGCAAACGCCATTGTAGACGCTGTGAGCGCGACCATTATGAAGCAGCACAATCCCGGCTTGACCGACCCGCAGTTAAGACAGCTTATCGCCGCCCATATTGATGATGACAGCTTTTGCCGCTATGTGATACAGCAGGACATAAACAGCATAGCTCTTGACCTGCGGGAAGCCCACAGGGACGATTTTTTCAGCGTCCCGGAGGATACCCCGCTGAAAGGATTGTTGCAGGCCGCCGATGAAGTTGCCAGAGAGGACAGCGACCCGGAGCAAGCGTCGCTGGCGTTTATCTGCAAACGGCTTCGGCTGAATTATAAGAAGCTGTCCGAGGAAGAAAAGAAATGGCTTAAAAAGATTTCGGAGAAGTCCGACTTGCTGAAAAATCCGAACCCACAGCGAGGAAAAAGGGGGTAG